TTTTTTCGAAATCTTCAAGTGCAGCTTCAGCAGCTTCAAGACTTGGAGCTTGATATATAGGTTTTAAATCCTTAACAACAGCTTTTCTATGCTTATGAGGGACATATTTAAATGTATTCCTCAATTGATGGACAATACACATTTGAACTTCAGCATTAGGGAAAGCGGTATGGATTGCATCAACAAAACCATTTAACCCATCAACAGAAGCGATTAAAATATCTTTAACACCTCTGGCTTTTAAATCATTCAAGACATTCATCCAGAATCTTGAGGATTCAGTTTTTTCTATGTATATACCAAGGATATCCTTATATCCATCAAGATTAATACCTATGACGTTATATATAGCCTTTCTTTTAACAACACCATCTTCTTTTACTGAATAAAATGAAGCGTCCAGATATACAATAGCATATATCTCTTCCAAAGGTCTATTTCTCCAATCATTTATTAAAGGCATTACAGAATTAGTAATCATACTGATTTTCTCTGGAGAAACTTCCACATCATATATTTCTTTAATATGGTCTCTAATATCCCTGACACTTAATCCTTTTGAATATAGCGATAATACCAAATCCTCAATAACAGAAATATGTCTTTGTCTCTTTTTAACAATTTGTGGTTCAAATTCTCCATTCCTATCCCTTGGAACTGTTAATTCCATCTCACCATTTTTAGTTATTACAGTTTTTTTAGAATAACCATTTCGATAATTATCGTTATCCTCAGGTTTTCTGGAATACTTTTCATATCCAAGTTCATAATCCATTTCTGCTTTCAACATTTCTTCAAGCATTATTTTTACAAGCTTTTTGCTTATATCCTCAACATCATTCCAATCCTTAATTCCATTTTCTTTTATATATTGTTTTATGAAATTCCTATCCACATTGCCAAGAATCTGTTCATTTTCCTCTTTTCTTTTTCTCGGCATTACTATCCCCCCATGTAACCTTTTTTTCAAAATCCCCTTTCTCTTTCACCACACTACTGGGCTTCCTTTTTTCACATATTCATTCTTTTTATTTTTCTATTTTTTTATTTACACACTTTTTATTATACTACCATTTTTTAAGATATAATAACTGCCTTTTGTTTTGCCGATTTTTTCTAAAATACCTTTTTTAGTTAAATTCTTAAGAATTTCCTTTGCTCTTGTTGATTTTATATTTAATATATTTTCAGCATTTTTTACATTAATTTTTTTGTTTTTAATTACAAAATCATAAATTATTTCTTCTTGAATTGTTAAATCCGCCGGTTTTCCGCCGGTTTTCCGTCGGTTTTCTGTCGGTTTTCCGTCGGTTTTTCGCTGGTTATTCGCTGGTTTTTCAACGGTATTTATTTTTGGTCTGTAAAAAACAATACTCACAAAATTCCCTGTTTCATTTATTTCAAATTTGATGTTTTTTTCTTCGCAAATTTTTTTAACCTTTCCAATTCCACTTCCCCAGGTTTCTACATAATTTAATTCTCTAAAAAGATTAGCCAAAACTTTATTTCTTATTTCACTTCTTCAACAAACTTAGCTTCTTTCCCAACAAAGATTATTATGAATTTTTTCATTCTCTCATTTTTTGAATTTAATTCGTATGATTTTTTGTATCTTTCTATCTGTTCTCTTGCCTGAGCGATTTTTTCTTTGAATTTACTTTCGGTATATTCATTCTGTTTTATGTATTTTATTTCTATTATCGCTTCATATGGCACTTCTTCATATCTTTTGAACATTGCTATATCCACATATCCGCCTTCTACTGGATACTCCATCTTTACCATTGCAAATGGTGTTAATATTAAGTAGCTATACATCAGTATTTTTATATATTTTTCATCAAATCCCATGAATATTCTGTTATCCAGTTTGCTTAATAGATTTTCTATTTCTTTTGCAAATGTATTTATTTCTCCATCCAATAATATATTTCTTACAGCTATTTCTATTGGTTCTGAATCGATATATTCTGTTAATTTTTCTTCTATATATTCTGTGAAATAATCTGAGAATATCTTTCTCATTGAATAATTTGGTATTTTTAAATATGTTCTTAAGTTTTCCATTTCAAATGTCATAAATCCAAGATAGAATAATAATGATTTTATGTCTTTTATGTCTATCCTTTTTCCAGGATTGAATATGGTGGTTAATTCTGTTAATTCCGTTCTTCCTGTTAATAGTATTTCATTCAATAGATTCCCTATTGTTCTTTTTGAGCTTTCTTTTTCTCTTTGTTCTTTTGTTAATTCCTTTCCATTCTCTTTTTCTATTGTTACTCCGAGTAATTCTCCTAAATTAAATAGATTCTGAACTTTTTTGTAATCGCTTAATATGTTATCATCTATTATTTTTTGTGGAGGTCTTTTCTCTTTTTGATATTTTATTATAAAATAAAATACCATGTCGGGATTATATACTGTTTTTGAAGCATTTTCATTGAATTTATATCCATTGTAATTTTCTTCCATTTCCTTTAATAATTTATCAGAATATATCTCATAATATTCAAGTAATTGAATTACTTCTTCTTTTGTAAATCCCAACATTCTATTGAAATCTTTTTCTATTGTAATATTCATTGTTATATTAAACCCACTGGTTAATGAGTCAAGCATTATTGGACTTACTCCTGTCATGAATATCCTTTTTATTATTGTTTCTGTTCCTTTTTTGATTTCTTCATAGAATTTTCTTACAAATCCATGCTTTGTTATGCTATCTCTAAATAAATCGAGATTAAAACTCAATAACTCATTTGCAAAATGATCGTATTCGTCTATTAATAGGTATATTGGTTTGTTTAAAATATCTTTTGCATCAGTTAAAAACGCTCTTATTATATCTGCTGGTTCGCTATATTCTTCTTTTATTGATAGTTCTAATTTATATCTATTATTAAAATCTACAAGTGAGGCTATTACATTATTTTTAAAGCTCTTTATTAATATGTCTTTATTTTCTGTTTGAATTCCGGAAAAATTCATTTTTAGTATGTAATAATTATTTTTCAATGGAGTTAGATTTTTTCCTATGTATAATTTTCCAAATAAATTTTCAAATTTTTCTTTATTATTTACATCATAATATGCCATTAGTGTATTGATAAAAAGGGTTTTTCCAAATTTCCTCGGTCTTAAAAAAACTATATATTTTTCATTTAAGTTTTCTAATTTTTCTATATATTCTGTTCTGTCTACATAATAATAATTATCTTTTATTAATAATTCAAATTCCTGTTCTCCATATGGTATTTTCTTTTTCATTTCAATCACCTCATATGTAATTAATCCTATTTTCATTTCTTATACAGATATTATACCATATCTATTATAATACATCTGAGTTTTAAATGAAACCTTTCAATTATTATTGAAACCATTTAGCATTCCTGAAACCTGCATAAAACCAAAAAGTTTTCTAAATTGAAATATTTAGTTAATAAAAATTCAAAAAAAAAAAAAAAATAAGATACATTATAGTCGGTAATTTAATATTTTATTAAACTAAAAACAAAGGAGGCAGAGTGATGAAGAAGGCGCTAAAAGTTTTTTTACTTGTGGTAATTGCACTTGCGGTTATTGTTGCAATTCTTCCGGGCGATGATGAAGAAACAACACAATCTTCAATTAGTTCAACAAGCAGTTCTACACAGGAGGAAACATACGATACTTCAAATGATGAACAAACAGATTTGAATTATGAAGAAGAGGAAACTGATGAAGAAACATATGAAGAAGAGACAACAGAAAATGAAAAAATAGAGACAGAAAATTTAAATGTAAAAAAATTAAATGAAGGTAAATATTTTTTTGTAGCAAAAGGAAATTATATAGGCGCATATGATATATCAGAAAAATATTCTCTTAAATTTATTCAATCTGTAAAATTGCCAATCAGTTTTCAGCCAGAAGATATAGTTTATGATGGAAGATACACATATACACCTAATTTGACAATTATTGACTGGAATAATATCGAAAAACCTGAAATTACATACAAAGGATATAATATTGCAGGATTTTCAAAAATAAAAATCGATAAAAATTATGCGTATATATATCACAAAGATAAAGGCATTTTAATATATGACATAAGCAATAAAAATAAGCCTGAAAAATTGGGAAAATTTAATATAAAAGGTATTTATAACTATTTTATAAAAGATAGATATATGTATATAAGTGGAAAATTTGAAATTGATGATAAGGCATACCTATTATTAATTGTTGACATTAAAGACAAAACAAATCCTAAAATAATTGGGAAATATAGGAATAAGCATGAAGAGCATGATTATGATCAAGTGGGGTATAATATATATATAAAAGATAATTATGCAATAATATTAGAACCAGATAAAATAGAAATTGTTGATATAAGCAGTAAAAGCAATATAAGATCAGTAAAGAATATTGATGTAGGTGGTTATAGTGGATCTTTTTATGATAGCAGTCTAAAAAGTGGAAAAGCATTTGTTGATGAATATAAGAATTATATTGTAGCAGGGGATTTTAAATATCTCTTTTTCATAGATTTAAATAAAAAGAAAATTATTAAAGCATTTACTGTTTATTCTAATAGGAAAATAATTATAGGAGATTATCTATATAGTTTATATTTAGTTGATAATTCTGGTTTCCTGAAGATATTTAATATAAGTAACATAAATGTTGATAAATTGGAATATAAAACCTTTTCTTTTGAATATTTTAATTTTGAAATATATAAAAATAATTTGTATGTTTTTTATAAAAATGATGATTATAGTACAGGTACTCGTGTTGATTTGAAAAATAAAAGTTTATCATCAATACCCCAAATTCTTAGGCCAACTAATTATGCTTTTTATAAATATTTTGTAAGAAAAAATAATGAAATAATATATGTTGGTAAAGATAGAGTTGTTATTAATGAAATGAAAGATGAAAATAATATAAAAAGAACTGTTATTAAATTTTCTGAAATTCCCGAATTAAAAAATTCAGGGAAAACAAATAGAGTTTTGGTGGACAGGAATAAAGATTATGTATATATAATTTTTAGAGAACCTGTTATGATAAAGGTTCTTGATATTAGCGATAAAGATTTTCCAGAAGTAGTAGGTGAATTGAAAATAGAAAATGAAAAATTTTATGGATATGATTGGCCTATGGTTAGAGATTTAAATGTAAAAGGTGGTATAAGAGATGGTGAATGGAATAGGTGCACAGATGGTAAATATTTATATCTTTCAACAACAGATAATTTATATATAGTGGAATTATCAGAAAATCCATCTATTGTAGGAAAAATTAATACACCTGGGTATATTCTTGGAAAAGGCGGAAATTATTTAATAGTTCAGGAAGGAAAAAAGGATTCAAGCGGAAGAAGATTTTCTCTTACAGATAAATTAGTATTTATAGATATATCAGATAAAAATAATCCTGAGATAGCAAACACAATAGAATTAAAAGGAGACTTTTCAAACTGGGAGATAAGTGAAAATAAAATGGTATATTTTAAATATAATAATAATAGAAAATATTTTATTGATTTTAGTGATATAAATAATATAAAAGAATCAGAGTTTACTTTTACAAGAGAAGAAAATTTATACAGTTCTGATGACAATGAATATTTTATGAATGATAGTAAATTTTATGTATTAAAATTAATGAAATCTATTAATAGAGATTATGCTGATATTTTTATAGATATTTATGATATATCAGATATAACTCAAATAAAAAAGATTAAAGAAATAGAATTAGCTAAATATATAAGACCATTTTTCAGTATTTTTGAAAAAGAAGATTCAGGAATATATATTTATTTAAAATATTCATATATAATAATAGATTTTGATACAGATAATGATAAAGTGAATAGAGTTATGCCTCTTCCAATTTCTTATGCGGTAACTGGGAGATGATTGAATGAACAATCGATCTCGGGATAGTGAATTTTATAAAAACATAGGAGAAAGGGTTTTTGCAGTATATAATCAATATGGTTATAGCGGTGTTGTAAAAAATACAATAAATCTCATACTAATAGATGAAATAGTAAAAAGAAAAGTTGAAAGTGAAGATAAAGAAAAAGTTTTAAGAGCATATTTAAGAGATGGAAGAGCTCTTGCAAGCGAGATTTCCAGGCATTTAAAAGTAGATAAAAACACGGCGCAAAACCTTTTAAAAAAGTCATATAATATGTGGTATTCAGGTGAAGAAAGCGGAAGAAAAGAATTAAAAGAAATATTGATTGATAGTTTGAAAAATTCAAAACATAATGTGAAAAGGGTTCTGGAAAGCGGAAAAATAACAATTGTTGTAGATAATAAATTATTGAAGGAGCAACTTGAACAATTGTTCTATGAAAATGGAATATATGCTGATTATTCATTTAATAGGGACTTAATGGTTATCGACTTATATCATTTAACAGTAATCTTTTCTAAAGGTGAAGAAATAAAAATAAAAGATTTTGAAAAAGCTTTGATGAATATAAACTCTGAATTTAAGGAAATATATTCAAAGTTTAAAGCAGAAAAGGTTTTAGAAAAGAAGGAACCAAAAGAATATCTGGAAGATCTTTTGAAATTGGGTGGAAAAAAGATTTTAGGAAAAATTGGAGAAGATGCTGCAGAAAAGGTATATAGCCTAATTCTTGAATATTTCTTTGGTATAAACTAAAAAACAATCCTCCTCTTCCTGAGTTGTTTCTATTATCCAGGAAGAGGAGGATTTTATTTTTTAATGTTGATTTTTTAAGATATAATAACTACCTTTTGTTTTGCCGATTTTTTCTAAAATACCTTTTTTAGTTAAATTCTTAAGAATTTCCTTTGCTCTTGTTGATTTTATATTTAATATATTTTCAGCATTTTTTACATTAATTTTTTTGTTTTTAATTACAAAATCATAAATTATTTCTTCTTGAATTGTTAAATCCGTCGGTTTTCCGCCGGTTTTCCGTCGGTTTTCTGTCGGTTTTCCGTCGGTTTTTCGCTGGTTATTCGCTGGTTTTTCAACGGTATTTATTTTTGGTCTGTAAAAAACAATACTCACAAAATTCCCTGTTTCATTTATTTCAAATTTGATGTTTTTTTCTTCGCAAATTTTTTTAACCTTTCCAATTCCACTTCCCCAGGTTTCTACATAATTTAATTCTCTAAAAAGATTAGCCAAAACTTTATTTCTTATTTCACTTCTTCCATTCATTACTTCTTCTAAAGTTAATCCATTTGGAAATCCTCCAGGTGAAACAATTTCCACAATATCATCATAAATAGCTACTTTAATATCACTGTTTCTTAAATAATCTCTATGAATTATTGCGTTTATTAGCACTTCTCTAAGAGCCAAAAGTGGAATTTCAAGCTCTTCCTTTAATTGTAATCCTTCAACTTCTGCATTTAAATTAAGATGGTTCTGTAAAAATTTAATGGTGTTTTCCAGATTATAAAATAAATTTCCATCGAATTCTTTTTTATCTATAAATATTTCTTTTGTGATCCCTTTAAATCTCGCACATTTTATCATTGTATTATCAAATTTTCCAAGAGTTATTAAAAGTGCATTTGTGGGCATATCTTTACCGTTTATATTTTTTATGAGTTTTAAATTTTTTAATTTGTCATAATCACATTTTTTATTTATTTTTTTGAATTCGTTATAAATGATATTTAAATCAATATCTTTGATTTCAAATTCAAAATTTATTTCTTCATCAAAACTTTTATTAAGTCTTTGTCTTTGGAGTTCTGCTATCATATTTTCATCTGCGATTCTGTTTGTTGAGCCAATTCTTATATATGTTCCTTTTAATTTTCCTTTATTTTTAAGATAATATGGCAATAATGAACCGCGAAAAACTTCTATAACCAGAACTACTTTGCCATTAATATTTTGAGCGTAAATTTCTGGTAAAATAGTCGGATAGCATAAATCATTAATGATAGATGAAATTTTTTCTTCATATTCAAAAATTTTGTCTTCTTCAATCCCTACTATTTCTCTGTTATCATTTACTCCAATAATTAATTTTCCGCCACTGGTATTGCTAAATGCAACAACAGTTTTGGCGATAGCTTCGTTTGAAGGAAGCTTTTCTTTCAGTTCAAGTCTCTTATTTTCACCTTTTTTTATTTCATCTAAAAGCATTTGACTCACCCACTGTAATTTTATTTCACTTCCTCAACAAATTTAGCCTCTTTTCCAACAAAGATTAAATTTTCAATAATATTTTTCACTAAATTTTAAAAATACATTTTTCATTGAATGATTTGGTATTTTTAAATACGTTTTTATTCCCTCTTTTTCAAGAGTCAGGAATCCTTCATAAAACAACAATGATTTTATTTCTTTTGCATTCGGCATATAATCAGAATAAATTTTTGTTGCAAGCTCGTTTGTAAAAATTTCTTCTTTTTCACATATTTCCTTTAACTTATCTCCTATTATTCTTCTCAATCCATATTCTTTTAATGGAATATTAGATTTTTCTTCTTCATCATCTGAATATATTGCAAATTCAAAAAGATTTTTAATTCTTTCATAATATTTTTCTGTATCATCATCAATTATTTTTTCTGGTATTTTTCCTTTAGATAAATACTCCTTAATAGAATAAAATATCATGTTTGGATGATATACTGTTTCAGTTGCATCCCAGCTGAATTTATATCCACCATAATATTCTTTTATTATTTTAAAAAGTTTTTCTGAATATATCTCATAATATTCAAGTAATTGAATTACTTCTTCTTTTGTAAATCCCAACATTCTATTGAAATCTTTTTCTATTGTAATATTCATTGTTATATTAAACCCACTGGTTAATGAATCTAGCATTATTGGACTTACTCCTGTCATAAATATTCTTTCTATTATTGTTTGCGTTCCTTTTTTTATTTCTTCGTAGAACTTCCTTACAAATCCATGCTTTGTTACGCTATCTCTGAATAAATCGAGATTAAAACTCAATAACTCATTTGCAAAATGGTCGTATTCATCTATTAATAAGTATATTGGTTTGTTTATTTCTTCCTTTACATCATCTAAAAATGAACCTATTATATCTGCCGGTTCTGTTAACTCTTTTTCTATTTTTATTTTTAAATTATAATCATTTTTGAAATTTTTAAGCGCTCTTATAACTTTATTTTTAAAGCTTTCTACTAATATATCTTTATTTTCTGTCTGAACTCCAGAAAAGTTCATTTTTAAAATATAATATTCATTTTTTAATGGTGTTGGATTTTTGCCAATATATAAATCTCCAAATAATTCTTCAAATTTATTTTTATAATTGATATCATAATATTTTCCAAGTGTATCTAAAAATAATGTTTTTCCAAACTTTCTTGGTCTTAAAAATACTATATATTTTTCATCTAAGTTTTCTAATTTTTCTATATATTGTGTCCTGTCTATATAATAATAATTATCTTTTCTTAATCTTTCAAAATTCTGTTCTCCGTATGGTATTTTCTTCTTCATTTTAATCCCCTCCAAAAATAAGAACATTATAACTTATCTATATTATATCATAATTGCTTTATATAGGGGATATTGATTATGTATCATGCAATTTCATATTTCATTTCTGTTTTAAAAAAAGTTTCAGGATCCATATTTTCAAGGATTTTTCCGTCTTTCATAAATATAATTCTGTTTCCTGCTTTTTTTGCAAAATCTACTTCGTGGGTTACAACTATCATGGTTTTTCCCATTTTTGCCAATTCTACCATTGTTTCTTTTACTTCATATACCAGACTTGGGTCAAGTGCTGATGTGGGTTCATCAAATAATATAATTTCCGGATCCATTGCTAAAGCCCTTGCTATTCCTGCACGTTGTTGTTGTCCGCCAGATAATTGTGAAGGAAAATTATATGCTTTATCTTTTAAATGAACTTCTTCCAACACTTTCAAAGCTATATCATAAGCGTCTTTTTTTGTCATTTTTTTTGTTCTTATTAATCCCAATGAGATATTGTCTATAATTTTTAAATGAGGAAATAGGTTGTGTTGCTGAAATACAAAACCTATTTTTTGAACAAGTTTTTTTCTATCGTAATTTAATATATTTTTTTCCTCCAGGGTTATTATTCCATCTTGATATGGTTCAAGACCGGCAATACATCTTAATAATGTTGATTTTCCAGAGCCAGAAGGTCCCATAACTACAAGAACTTCACCTTTTAATACCGTTAAATCCACTCCTTTTAATACTTCTAAATCTCCAAAGCTTTTGACAAGTTTTTTAATTTTTATTATCATGGAATTGCGAACCTCCTTTCAAAATATTTTCCAAGTAGTTGTAATAAGGCTGTGACCGTGAAATAAAATGCGGCTATTGTGATATATGATTCAAAGGAAGCAAACGAGGAGGTGGCAATTTGCCTACCAACCATCGTTAATTCCTGTAAAGCAATTACAGATGCTAAAGAACTGTCTTTTACAAGACTGATAAATTGTCCTGTTAATGCAGGTAATGTTGTTCGAAATGCCTGAGGCAATAATACGTCAATGTATAAGAAGAATGTGTTTAGTCCTATACTTTTTGCTGCTTCTATCTGTCCTTTTGGAACGGCTTCTATACCTCCACGGATTATTTCGGAAATATAGGCACCTTCAAATAATGCGAGAGATACTATTGCTCCAACGTATGCACTTATATCAATTATTGAACCAACGCCATAATAGGTTATTAAGATTATTACAAGTAATGGAATATTTCTAAATATGGTTGTATATGTATTCGCAAAATCTTCTAAGAGTTCAAATTTTGATGTTTTCATTATTCCCACTACTACACCTATTATCAATGCAAAAAAGATTGAGAAAACTGAAATTTTTAAAGTCATATAGAATCCGTCTAAATAAAGATTCATATATTTAAAAGGCACCTTGCTCCAATTAAAAGGATAGGTTTTTGACATCTGAAAATAGAAAAGTGCGAAAATCATTATTATAATAAAATATGCGAATATTTTTTTCATATATCTTCTGTCCAAAGTTTATTCACCCCAATCGTATTCAATCATCCATTTTTGTTTTAATTGATCTAATGTTCCGTCTGTTTTTACGCATTCTATAAATGTGTTTAACCATAATAATAGATCAATATTTTCCTTTTTTACAGCAATTCCTAATTTTTCTTTGTTTAAAAGATTTTCTGTTGTTTTTATAGCAGGATATTTTTTTGATATAGAGCCGTAGTATAATTCATCAAAGACCATAGCATCAGCTTTTTTGGTGATTATTTGATATGCTGCAGCATCAACAGTTTCAAATGTAAGAATTTTAGCTTCCGGGAAAAACTTTCTTGCTGCAAATTCCCCTGTTGTACCGAGCTGGACAGCTATTT
This is a stretch of genomic DNA from Marinitoga piezophila KA3. It encodes these proteins:
- a CDS encoding AAA family ATPase → MKKKIPYGEQEFELLIKDNYYYVDRTEYIEKLENLNEKYIVFLRPRKFGKTLFINTLMAYYDVNNKEKFENLFGKLYIGKNLTPLKNNYYILKMNFSGIQTENKDILIKSFKNNVIASLVDFNNRYKLELSIKEEYSEPADIIRAFLTDAKDILNKPIYLLIDEYDHFANELLSFNLDLFRDSITKHGFVRKFYEEIKKGTETIIKRIFMTGVSPIMLDSLTSGFNITMNITIEKDFNRMLGFTKEEVIQLLEYYEIYSDKLLKEMEENYNGYKFNENASKTVYNPDMVFYFIIKYQKEKRPPQKIIDDNILSDYKKVQNLFNLGELLGVTIEKENGKELTKEQREKESSKRTIGNLLNEILLTGRTELTELTTIFNPGKRIDIKDIKSLLFYLGFMTFEMENLRTYLKIPNYSMRKIFSDYFTEYIEEKLTEYIDSEPIEIAVRNILLDGEINTFAKEIENLLSKLDNRIFMGFDEKYIKILMYSYLILTPFAMVKMEYPVEGGYVDIAMFKRYEEVPYEAIIEIKYIKQNEYTESKFKEKIAQAREQIERYKKSYELNSKNERMKKFIIIFVGKEAKFVEEVK
- a CDS encoding beta-propeller domain-containing protein, whose protein sequence is MKKALKVFLLVVIALAVIVAILPGDDEETTQSSISSTSSSTQEETYDTSNDEQTDLNYEEEETDEETYEEETTENEKIETENLNVKKLNEGKYFFVAKGNYIGAYDISEKYSLKFIQSVKLPISFQPEDIVYDGRYTYTPNLTIIDWNNIEKPEITYKGYNIAGFSKIKIDKNYAYIYHKDKGILIYDISNKNKPEKLGKFNIKGIYNYFIKDRYMYISGKFEIDDKAYLLLIVDIKDKTNPKIIGKYRNKHEEHDYDQVGYNIYIKDNYAIILEPDKIEIVDISSKSNIRSVKNIDVGGYSGSFYDSSLKSGKAFVDEYKNYIVAGDFKYLFFIDLNKKKIIKAFTVYSNRKIIIGDYLYSLYLVDNSGFLKIFNISNINVDKLEYKTFSFEYFNFEIYKNNLYVFYKNDDYSTGTRVDLKNKSLSSIPQILRPTNYAFYKYFVRKNNEIIYVGKDRVVINEMKDENNIKRTVIKFSEIPELKNSGKTNRVLVDRNKDYVYIIFREPVMIKVLDISDKDFPEVVGELKIENEKFYGYDWPMVRDLNVKGGIRDGEWNRCTDGKYLYLSTTDNLYIVELSENPSIVGKINTPGYILGKGGNYLIVQEGKKDSSGRRFSLTDKLVFIDISDKNNPEIANTIELKGDFSNWEISENKMVYFKYNNNRKYFIDFSDINNIKESEFTFTREENLYSSDDNEYFMNDSKFYVLKLMKSINRDYADIFIDIYDISDITQIKKIKEIELAKYIRPFFSIFEKEDSGIYIYLKYSYIIIDFDTDNDKVNRVMPLPISYAVTGR
- a CDS encoding RNA-binding domain-containing protein codes for the protein MLLDEIKKGENKRLELKEKLPSNEAIAKTVVAFSNTSGGKLIIGVNDNREIVGIEEDKIFEYEEKISSIINDLCYPTILPEIYAQNINGKVVLVIEVFRGSLLPYYLKNKGKLKGTYIRIGSTNRIADENMIAELQRQRLNKSFDEEINFEFEIKDIDLNIIYNEFKKINKKCDYDKLKNLKLIKNINGKDMPTNALLITLGKFDNTMIKCARFKGITKEIFIDKKEFDGNLFYNLENTIKFLQNHLNLNAEVEGLQLKEELEIPLLALREVLINAIIHRDYLRNSDIKVAIYDDIVEIVSPGGFPNGLTLEEVMNGRSEIRNKVLANLFRELNYVETWGSGIGKVKKICEEKNIKFEINETGNFVSIVFYRPKINTVEKPANNQRKTDGKPTENRRKTGGKPTDLTIQEEIIYDFVIKNKKINVKNAENILNIKSTRAKEILKNLTKKGILEKIGKTKGSYYILKNQH
- a CDS encoding AAA family ATPase; this translates as MKKKIPYGEQNFERLRKDNYYYIDRTQYIEKLENLDEKYIVFLRPRKFGKTLFLDTLGKYYDINYKNKFEELFGDLYIGKNPTPLKNEYYILKMNFSGVQTENKDILVESFKNKVIRALKNFKNDYNLKIKIEKELTEPADIIGSFLDDVKEEINKPIYLLIDEYDHFANELLSFNLDLFRDSVTKHGFVRKFYEEIKKGTQTIIERIFMTGVSPIMLDSLTSGFNITMNITIEKDFNRMLGFTKEEVIQLLEYYEIYSEKLFKIIKEYYGGYKFSWDATETVYHPNMIFYSIKEYLSKGKIPEKIIDDDTEKYYERIKNLFEFAIYSDDEEEKSNIPLKEYGLRRIIGDKLKEICEKEEIFTNELATKIYSDYMPNAKEIKSLLFYEGFLTLEKEGIKTYLKIPNHSMKNVFLKFSEKYY
- a CDS encoding amino acid ABC transporter ATP-binding protein is translated as MIIKIKKLVKSFGDLEVLKGVDLTVLKGEVLVVMGPSGSGKSTLLRCIAGLEPYQDGIITLEEKNILNYDRKKLVQKIGFVFQQHNLFPHLKIIDNISLGLIRTKKMTKKDAYDIALKVLEEVHLKDKAYNFPSQLSGGQQQRAGIARALAMDPEIILFDEPTSALDPSLVYEVKETMVELAKMGKTMIVVTHEVDFAKKAGNRIIFMKDGKILENMDPETFFKTEMKYEIA
- a CDS encoding amino acid ABC transporter permease; this translates as MDRRYMKKIFAYFIIIMIFALFYFQMSKTYPFNWSKVPFKYMNLYLDGFYMTLKISVFSIFFALIIGVVVGIMKTSKFELLEDFANTYTTIFRNIPLLVIILITYYGVGSIIDISAYVGAIVSLALFEGAYISEIIRGGIEAVPKGQIEAAKSIGLNTFFLYIDVLLPQAFRTTLPALTGQFISLVKDSSLASVIALQELTMVGRQIATSSFASFESYITIAAFYFTVTALLQLLGKYFERRFAIP